The window CAAATTTTATTAACAAAACCTTTTCCTTGCTGACATAAATCTTCATCAAACATTAAATCGTTTCCAGCGGCAGAGCTTAATAAAAGTCCAACACGAACTCCATCTGCTCCATAATCTTCAATTAACTTTAAAGCATCTGGTGAGTTACCTAAAGATTTAGACATTTTACGTCTTTGTTTATCTCTAACTAAACCTGTTAAATAAACATTATTGAAAGGTTTTTCATTTTTATATTCATATCCAGCAACAATCATACGTGCAACCCAGAAAAATAAAATATCTGGCCCCGTTACTAAATCGTTTGTTGGATAGTAGTATTTAATTTCTTCGTTTTCAGGGTTTCTAATTCCGTCGAAAACAGACATTGGCCATAACCAAGAAGAAAACCATGTATCTAAAGCATCTTCATCTTGTTTTAAGTCTTTAGTAGTTAATGTTGAGTTTTGAGTTTTCTCTTTCGCAAGCTCAAGAGCTTCTTCAATGCTTTCAGCAACTACAAAATCTTCTTTTCCGTCTCCGTAGAAATATGCAGGAATTTGTTGTCCCCACCAAAGTTGACGAGAAATATTCCAATCACGCACATTTTCCATCCAATGACGGTACGTGTTTTCGAACTTCTTTGGATATAAATTGATTTCTGTATCTTCTCCTAAAACTGCATCAATAGCCGGTTTAGCTAAATCAGTCATTTTTAAAAACCATTGATCAGACAATCTTGGTTCAATAACAGCTTTGGTTCTTTCTGATGTTCCTACTTTATTGGTGTGAACTTCAGTTTTTAGTAGAATTCCTTTTTCTTCTAATTCTTTGGTAACTTCTTTTCTAGCTACAAACCTATCTTTTCCTTCATAATGCAATCCGAAAGAGTTTAAAGAAGCATCATCATTAAAAATATCTATTACTTCTAATTTATGCTTATCACCTAAAACTTTATCGTTTTCATCATGAGCAGGTGTAACTTTTAAACATCCTGTCCCAAACTCTACATCTACATATTCATCTTCAATAATAGGAATTACTCTTCCGCAGAGCGGAACAATAGCTTTTTTACCTTTTAAGTGTGTAAAACGTTCATCATTTGGATTGATACAAATTGCAGTATCACCAAAAATAGTTTCTGGTCTTGTTGTTGCAATTGTTAACGTATCTTCTGAATCTTCAATTTTATATTCTAAATAATAAAGATTTCCTTGTTTTTCAATATGAATAACTTCTTCATCTGAAAGTGTTGTTTTTGCTTCAGGATCCCAGTTTACCATTCTGTAACCACGGTAAATTAAACCTTTGTTGTATAAATCAACAAAAACTTTAATTACAGATTCAGACATTGCTGGATCCATTGTAAAAGCAGTTCTTTCCCAATCGCAAGAAGCACCAATTTTCTTTAATTGATCAAGAATTATTCCTCCATACTCATGTTTCCATTCCCAAGCGTGTGCTAAAAATTCTTCACGAGTTAAATCGTTTTTATTAATTCCTTGTTCTTTTAACTTCGCAACAACTTTAGCTTCAGTAGCTATTGAAGCGTGGTCTGTTCCAGGAACCCAACAAGCATTTTTACCTAATAAACGAGCACGTCTAATTAATACATCTTGAATTGTATTATTCAACATGTGTCCCATGTGCAACACACCTGTTACGTTTGGTGGAGGAATTACAATTGTATAAGGTTCGCGGTCATCTACTTCAGAATGAAAGTAATTATTTTTCATCCAGTAGTCGTACCACTTATCTTCTACTTCACTTGAGTTATATTTTGATGGAATTTGCATCTTTTGGAATGGTTTTTGAAATATAGTAGGCAAAAGTACAATTATCTATTTTCTATAGAAAATGTATAGTTAGTTTTTTATCATTTAAAATTTGTAAATTTGTAGTATGAATAAAGGTTTATTATTAGGTTTAGGATTACTTTTTTCTGTTGGAGTTTCTGCACAAGAGTTTCAATTTGAAAAAGAGACTATTAATTATGGAAAAGTTGCCAAAGGTTCTGACGGAAAACGCATTTTTGAGTTTACCAATATTGGTGATGCTCCACTAATTATAGAAGACATTAAAACTTCTTGTGATTGTGCTGTGCCTGAAAGCCCTAAAAGACCGATAATGCCTGGAGAAAAATCTACGCTAACTGTAGAATATGACACTTCTAAAACTGGTGGTTTTTCTAAAACTATTACCATTTTTTCAAATGCTAAAAGTGAGATAAAAAAAATTAAAGTAAAAGGATATATATCTAAATAAGTATAAGATGAAGTTAGTATTTACACTGTTTTTTGTTGGTTTATTAAACGTAACAATAAACGCGCAAGAGTTTAAATTTGAAAAAGAACTAATTAACTATGGTAAAATAGCACAAGGTTCTGACGGAACACGTGTTTTTGAATTTACTAATGTTGGTGAAGAACCAATAACTATTACAAGAGTTTCTTCTTCTTGTGGATGTACAATTCCTAAAAAACCAGAACAACCTATTATGCCAGGTGAAAAAGGAAAAATTGAAGTTTCTTACGACACTAAACGTTTAGGTGGTTTTTCTAAAACAATTACCATATTTTCTAACGCTAAAACTGAACGTAAGAAAATAAAGATTAAAGGATATATTAGTAAAGAAATACTACCTGAAAAGGAAAAAAGTATGCTATCAGATAGTTAGAAAAATATGTATAAAAGAATATAAAAAAAGCCTCGTTTTACGAGGCTTTTTTTATATTCTTTCTTTCAGTTTAAATTCAAATTTGAGTTTTAACCCTTTTCTTTCTACAAGCATTTTTATCTTTCTATTTGGCTTTTTCTGAAACAAAGAGGTTATCTCATCTAATGTATAATTATGAACTGGTTTATTATTTATTTCTAAAATAATATCATCTTTCTTTATTCCAGCAAAAGCAGATGGAGAACCACTTACCACATTATTTACTTTATATGAGGGTTTAAATTTGTAAGTATAACTGGTGACAAGAGATAAAGTATTATTACTACTAGATCCATTATTAGTACCATAAGCACCAATAACTTTAGTTTCTTGTTCCTCTCTTATTAATTTTTTCCCAATAAAAACAACACTTAAACCACTCATGTTATAATAAAATCCATCTTTTAAAGATGCGTTCTTTTTTAGTGAAATTTTTTTATTTGGATAATCAATTATAACTTTAAATCGTTTTAAAATTGTACCACCAATACTTCCATTTCGTTCTTTAAATTTTCGGGCATTAAATGTAGATATTGAATCTAAAAAAGATACAGTTGGTTTTTTAACAACAAACCTACCAATCTTAATATAGGGAATTTTACTTCTATTTCCATAAATAGCACCACTTAAACCTTCACCAAGTAAATCATTAAAATGTTTAATTGGTGTCTTAATTTCTACCTTGGTATTTTCAAATAACCACATTGCATCACTTCCGCCAGAATCTATTAGCATTTTAAGATCTGTAATATTATTCCCTAACGTGTCTATTTGAGCACTTACATTTATATAAGGTTTATTTCTATAAAACTCTAGCGGAAAAGTTTCACATCTTTTACACTTTTTATATTTATAATATTTAGGGTTATAAAAATCAATTTTCTTTGTTTTATAATTTATCCTTATAATTACATTTTTAAGTAATTTATGCCCGATAATCCCATGAATTGTAATTCCCATTTTTCCAGACAAATCAAAATCATCCTTTAAAACAACGTATAACTCTTCATTACTACTAATTAAATTTTTAATTCTAAAGCGGTTATTTTTAGACAAAAGAGCATCTACAGGCTTTCCACCACCTAAACCCTGTAAAGCAATAGTTTCTATGTTTTTTAACCCAATACTATCATTTTGAGATAAATTAAAAAGTATGGTTTTATTTACTCCTGTATCTAAAATAAAGTTTAGCTCTTTTCCATTAATTTCTAATGGTAAAATAATTAAGTTATTAATCAACTTAAATTTTACTGATTGTTTTTTTGTATTTGAACCATAAAACTGAAAACTACTCTGAGCCTGAGTATGAATCACAAATAAAATTGATAAAAAAAAGAATAATTTTCGATTCAAGAGAAAGGGTTTTGGTATTTCAAGATACAAATTACAATTGATAACTTAACACTTTTAAGATTATTTTAACCTTTAACAAATCAAAAAAAAACGCTTTTATTTGCTAAAATATTCGCAAATTTGTTTTTCAAACAACTACAAAAATTTAGACAATGCCTTCTATATCAAAAAAAGGAAATGCAATGCCACAAAGTCCAATTAGAAAATTGGTGCCATTTGCAGAAAACGCTAAGAAAAAAGGTACAAAAGTGTACCATTTAAATATAGGTCAGCCAGATATTAAAACCCCACAAGTAGCTTTAGACGCTGTAAAAAACAATGATATTAAAACATTGGCTTACGCACGCTCTGAAGGTTCTGAAGAATATAGAAACAAACTAGTAGAGTATTATAAAAAACACCAAGTTAATGTAACTGCTAACAATATTATTGTTACTACTGGTGGTTCTGAGGCGTTACTTTTTACTATTGGAAGTATTACAGATCCAGGTGATGAAATTATTATCCCTGAACCTTTTTATGCAAATTACAACGGCTTTTCTACAGCTTCTGGAGTAAAGGTTATTCCAGTAATTTCTAAAATTGAAGATAACTTTGCATTGCCAAAAATTGAGGACTTTGAAAAATTAATTACTAAGAAAACAAAGGCAATATTAATTTGTAACCCTGGAAATCCAACTGGATATTTATATTCAAAAGAAGAAATTCAAAAATTAAAAGAAATTGTTTTAAAACACGATTTATTTTTAATTGCTGATGAAGTATATAGAGAATTCACCTACGATGGTTTAGAACATACTTCTGTAATGGCATTAGATGGTTTAGAGCAAAATTCTATAATTATAGACTCTGTTTCTAAACGTTACAGCATGTGTGGTGCAAGAATTGGTTGTATTGTTTCTAAAAATGAAGACTTTATAAATACCGCTATTAAATTTGCACAAGCTAGGTTGAGTCCACCAACGTATGCTTTAATTGCAAGTGAAGCTGCTTTAGATACGCCTCAACAATATTTTGATGATGTTAAAGAAGAATACGTTGAGCGTAGAAATACATTAATTACAGAATTACAAAAAATTGATGGTGTTAAAGTTGCCAATCCAAAAGGTGCTTTTTATTGTGTAGTAGAATTACCCGTAAAAGATTCTGATCGTTTTGCACAGTGGATTTTAGAAGACTTTAATTATAATAACGAAACTGTTATGGTTGCTCCTGCCAGCGGATTCTATTCTACTCCTGGCGAAGGAAAAAATCAAGTTAGAATAGCTTATGTTTTAAATAAAAAAGATTTAATTAGATCTGTAGAAATTTTAGGAGAAGCTTTAAAACAATATCCAAATTAATTGAATATTCAACAAAACATATCGCTTAAAAGATACAATACGTTTGGTATTTCTGTAAATGCCAAACGTTTTATTTCTATCACTTCTGTATATGAATTACAACAACTTCTAAAAATTGAAAAAGACATTTTTTTAATTTCTGGTGGAAGTAATATGCTGCTTACAAAAGATATTAATAAATTGGTTGTGCATATTGATATCAAAGGGATTTCAATAGATAGAGAAAATTATAACGATATTTATTTGACCGTAAATGCTGGTGAAAATTGGCACGAATTTGTTTTGTGGTGTGTTTCTCAAAATTATGGTGGAATTGAAAATTTATCGCTAATCCCTGGTAATGTAGGTACTTGTCCAATTCAGAATATTGGTGCGTATGGTGTTGAAGTAAAAGATACAATTACACAAGTTGAAGCCATTGAAATTGAAACTGGAAAATTAGTAGTATTTCCTGCTAAGGAATGTCAATTCGGATACAGAAATTCTATTTTTAAAAATGAAGTAAAAGGTAAGTATGTAATAACTTCAGTTAGTTTTCAATTGACAAAAAATGAGCATAAGTTAAATACTTCTTATGGAGCAATTGAAACTGAATTGACTTCAAAAAATATAGAAAACCCTACTTTAAAAGATGTCTCTGATGCAGTTATTTCAATCAGGCAAAGTAAATTACCTGATCCTAAAAAAATAGGAAATAGTGGAAGTTTCTTTAAAAATCCTGTGATTTTAAAATCGCTTTTTGATAAACTTCAGAAAAAGCATCCTAAAATACCAAGTTATCCTGTTTCAGATGAAACTTTAAAAGTTCCTGCGGGTTGGTTAATTGAACAAAGTGGATTTAAAGGGAAACGTTTTGGTGAATTTGGTGTACATGAAAAGCAAGCATTAGTTTTGGTAAATTATGGTAATGCTTCTGGTAAAGAAATTTTCGCGCTTGCGCAAAAGATTCAAAAAACTATCAAAGAAAACTTTGAAATTGACTTAGAAATTGAAGTGAATATTATTACATAAAAAACGTCTGGATGATAATTCCAGACGTTTATTTATTGAAAATAATCTATCTATTCTTTATCAAATAAGGCTTTGTGTATAAAACCTGCTACAATTGCTCCTGCAATTGGTGCAACCCAAAATAACCAAGATTGTGCTAAATAAGCACCGTCTGCAAATAATGCCTGACTCATAGAACGTGCAGGATTTACCGATGTATTTGTAATAGGAATACTAATTAAGTGTATTAAAGTTAAACCTAAACCAATTGCAATTGGTGCAAAACCTTTTGGTGCTCTTTCGTTTGTACTTCCTAAAATAATTAGCAAAAAGAACATTGTTAATAAGAATTCTGCAACAAAAGCAGAAGTAATATTAAAACCTCCAGGAGATAATTCTCCATAACCATTAGCTGCAAAACCGCCAACACCATCAAATCCGGCTTTTCCAGAAACAATAAAGTATAAAGCACCTGCTGCTAAAATTGCTCCTACTAATTGAGAAACGATATAAGGTATTAATTCTTTTGCAGAAAATTTTCCTCCAGCCCAAAGACCAAAAGAAACTGCTGGGTTAAAATGCCCTCCAGAAATATGACCTACAGCATATGCCATTGTTAATACTGTTAAACCAAAGGCTAATGCTACACCGGCAAAACCGATTCCTAATTCTGGAAAAGCAGCTGCAAAAATTGCACTACCACAACCTCCAAATACTAACCAGAATGTACCGAATAATTCAGCAAAATATTTTTTCATAATTAAAAAGTTTAAATTAATTGATTTGTTATATGACACATTTTTATTTGAAAGTCACATTTAGAAATATATTGAAAATAATTTATTGTGATTTTTTTAGTTTGTATCTTTGCACAATAAAATTCATATAAAATGAAATTACTTTTATTAACTTTAGCTTTATTAGGTTTAGCTGTAGCTGGAATTGCTATTAAAATTTGGGCAAAAAAGGACGGTAAATTTGCAGGTACATGTGCAAGTCAAAACCCAATGTTAAATGAGAGTGGGGAATCTTGTGGTTTCTGCGGAAAAACACCAGAACAATATGCAGATTGTGCTGAACCTCAACACAATTAATAGTATTTTATAAATGGTAATAACTACGCTTTTCTACATTTTTGTAGCAGTTACTATTATTCAAATTATATATTATTTAGTGTTTGCTGTTTTTGCTTTTTCTAAAGATGAAAAACAAAAAACAACTAAAAGCTTACCGGTTTCTGTAATTATCTGTGCTAAAAACGAAGCTGAAAATTTACCAGAATTTCTTCCCTCAATACTAAATCAAAATTATCCTGAGTTTGAAATTGTTTTAATAAATGATGCTTCTATTGACGATTCTTTAGAAATAATGGAAACTTTTCAGAAAGAAAACAACAATATTAAAATTGTTAATGTTGAAAATAATGAAGCTTTCTGGGGAAACAAAAAATACGCACTTACACTAGGAATTAAAGCCGCAAAACACGAACATTTATTGTTTACAGATGCAGATTGTAAAGTGGTTTCTGAAAATTGGATTTCTGAAATGACAAGCCATTTTTCAACAGAAAAAAGTATTATTTTAGGTTATGGAAAGTATAATACTTCAAAGCGAAGTTTAGTTAACCTTTTTGTGAAATACGAAACATTATTAACAGCTATTCAATATTTTAGTTATGCTAAAATCGGATCGCCTTATATGGCTGTTGGTAGAAATTTAGCGTATACAAAATCCGAATTCTTTAAAGTAAAAGGTTTTATAAATCATATGAATATTCGC of the Tenacibaculum todarodis genome contains:
- a CDS encoding valine--tRNA ligase — its product is MQIPSKYNSSEVEDKWYDYWMKNNYFHSEVDDREPYTIVIPPPNVTGVLHMGHMLNNTIQDVLIRRARLLGKNACWVPGTDHASIATEAKVVAKLKEQGINKNDLTREEFLAHAWEWKHEYGGIILDQLKKIGASCDWERTAFTMDPAMSESVIKVFVDLYNKGLIYRGYRMVNWDPEAKTTLSDEEVIHIEKQGNLYYLEYKIEDSEDTLTIATTRPETIFGDTAICINPNDERFTHLKGKKAIVPLCGRVIPIIEDEYVDVEFGTGCLKVTPAHDENDKVLGDKHKLEVIDIFNDDASLNSFGLHYEGKDRFVARKEVTKELEEKGILLKTEVHTNKVGTSERTKAVIEPRLSDQWFLKMTDLAKPAIDAVLGEDTEINLYPKKFENTYRHWMENVRDWNISRQLWWGQQIPAYFYGDGKEDFVVAESIEEALELAKEKTQNSTLTTKDLKQDEDALDTWFSSWLWPMSVFDGIRNPENEEIKYYYPTNDLVTGPDILFFWVARMIVAGYEYKNEKPFNNVYLTGLVRDKQRRKMSKSLGNSPDALKLIEDYGADGVRVGLLLSSAAGNDLMFDEDLCQQGKGFVNKIWNAFRLIKGWEVDANLPQPETAKIGLAWYEAKFQKALVEIEDHYSKYRLSDALMSMYKLIMDDFSSWLLEIVKPGYQQPIDAKTFESIIAVLENNLKVLHPFMPFLTEEIWQHITERTPEEALVIAKYPTIKDFDSKIIADFDFATGVVSGIRTIRKDKNISFKDAVELFAVNNENNTKEFDVVIQKLTNASTINYVTEKVEGASFRVKSNEYFIPVSADDIDVEAETEKLNAELKRAEGFLFGIQKKLSNERFVNNAPEKVLALERKKEADTVAKIETIKSSLASLK
- a CDS encoding DUF1573 domain-containing protein yields the protein MNKGLLLGLGLLFSVGVSAQEFQFEKETINYGKVAKGSDGKRIFEFTNIGDAPLIIEDIKTSCDCAVPESPKRPIMPGEKSTLTVEYDTSKTGGFSKTITIFSNAKSEIKKIKVKGYISK
- a CDS encoding DUF1573 domain-containing protein — protein: MKLVFTLFFVGLLNVTINAQEFKFEKELINYGKIAQGSDGTRVFEFTNVGEEPITITRVSSSCGCTIPKKPEQPIMPGEKGKIEVSYDTKRLGGFSKTITIFSNAKTERKKIKIKGYISKEILPEKEKSMLSDS
- a CDS encoding aspartyl protease family protein yields the protein MINNLIILPLEINGKELNFILDTGVNKTILFNLSQNDSIGLKNIETIALQGLGGGKPVDALLSKNNRFRIKNLISSNEELYVVLKDDFDLSGKMGITIHGIIGHKLLKNVIIRINYKTKKIDFYNPKYYKYKKCKRCETFPLEFYRNKPYINVSAQIDTLGNNITDLKMLIDSGGSDAMWLFENTKVEIKTPIKHFNDLLGEGLSGAIYGNRSKIPYIKIGRFVVKKPTVSFLDSISTFNARKFKERNGSIGGTILKRFKVIIDYPNKKISLKKNASLKDGFYYNMSGLSVVFIGKKLIREEQETKVIGAYGTNNGSSSNNTLSLVTSYTYKFKPSYKVNNVVSGSPSAFAGIKKDDIILEINNKPVHNYTLDEITSLFQKKPNRKIKMLVERKGLKLKFEFKLKERI
- a CDS encoding pyridoxal phosphate-dependent aminotransferase, translating into MPSISKKGNAMPQSPIRKLVPFAENAKKKGTKVYHLNIGQPDIKTPQVALDAVKNNDIKTLAYARSEGSEEYRNKLVEYYKKHQVNVTANNIIVTTGGSEALLFTIGSITDPGDEIIIPEPFYANYNGFSTASGVKVIPVISKIEDNFALPKIEDFEKLITKKTKAILICNPGNPTGYLYSKEEIQKLKEIVLKHDLFLIADEVYREFTYDGLEHTSVMALDGLEQNSIIIDSVSKRYSMCGARIGCIVSKNEDFINTAIKFAQARLSPPTYALIASEAALDTPQQYFDDVKEEYVERRNTLITELQKIDGVKVANPKGAFYCVVELPVKDSDRFAQWILEDFNYNNETVMVAPASGFYSTPGEGKNQVRIAYVLNKKDLIRSVEILGEALKQYPN
- the murB gene encoding UDP-N-acetylmuramate dehydrogenase; translation: MNIQQNISLKRYNTFGISVNAKRFISITSVYELQQLLKIEKDIFLISGGSNMLLTKDINKLVVHIDIKGISIDRENYNDIYLTVNAGENWHEFVLWCVSQNYGGIENLSLIPGNVGTCPIQNIGAYGVEVKDTITQVEAIEIETGKLVVFPAKECQFGYRNSIFKNEVKGKYVITSVSFQLTKNEHKLNTSYGAIETELTSKNIENPTLKDVSDAVISIRQSKLPDPKKIGNSGSFFKNPVILKSLFDKLQKKHPKIPSYPVSDETLKVPAGWLIEQSGFKGKRFGEFGVHEKQALVLVNYGNASGKEIFALAQKIQKTIKENFEIDLEIEVNIIT
- the aqpZ gene encoding aquaporin Z, whose translation is MKKYFAELFGTFWLVFGGCGSAIFAAAFPELGIGFAGVALAFGLTVLTMAYAVGHISGGHFNPAVSFGLWAGGKFSAKELIPYIVSQLVGAILAAGALYFIVSGKAGFDGVGGFAANGYGELSPGGFNITSAFVAEFLLTMFFLLIILGSTNERAPKGFAPIAIGLGLTLIHLISIPITNTSVNPARSMSQALFADGAYLAQSWLFWVAPIAGAIVAGFIHKALFDKE
- a CDS encoding membrane or secreted protein, translated to MKLLLLTLALLGLAVAGIAIKIWAKKDGKFAGTCASQNPMLNESGESCGFCGKTPEQYADCAEPQHN
- a CDS encoding glycosyltransferase, whose product is MVITTLFYIFVAVTIIQIIYYLVFAVFAFSKDEKQKTTKSLPVSVIICAKNEAENLPEFLPSILNQNYPEFEIVLINDASIDDSLEIMETFQKENNNIKIVNVENNEAFWGNKKYALTLGIKAAKHEHLLFTDADCKVVSENWISEMTSHFSTEKSIILGYGKYNTSKRSLVNLFVKYETLLTAIQYFSYAKIGSPYMAVGRNLAYTKSEFFKVKGFINHMNIRSGDDDLFIQDAATKANTTICTSTDSFTVSEPPKTFKKWVLQKRRHISTAKHYKTKHQFFLGLFFVSKLLFIILATLLFFLFDWKIMLPIVLIYYIVQFIVVGFSAKKLQETQAVFFLPFLEIGLVLFQFGIFIANKISKPVDWK